A genomic window from Paenibacillus thermoaerophilus includes:
- a CDS encoding NAD-dependent epimerase/dehydratase family protein: protein MRIAVTGGAGFIGSHLVKALLERGDEVHVLDNFATGRPEYVHPGAVLHEVDIAGEEARTALAAIGAEVVYHLAAQADVQQSIRNPRLDADVNVRGTINVLDGCRDGQTRKIVFASTSGVYGNPPKLPLREQDPAEPVSFYALSKLTAESYVRLYGTLFGLEHTVLRYGNVYGPLQTAKGEGGVVALFMSRLRQGQPLHVHGDGEQTRDFVFVRDVVEANLAAAEKGAGETIHVSTARRVSVNELVAELRKLHAGEVAVSHGPARPGDIVHSCLDNAAAARLLGWKPRTALRDGLEATYRYWMNV, encoded by the coding sequence ATGAGGATAGCCGTGACCGGCGGAGCGGGATTTATCGGTTCGCATCTCGTGAAGGCCTTGCTGGAGCGGGGCGACGAGGTGCACGTGCTGGACAATTTCGCGACGGGCCGCCCGGAATACGTGCATCCCGGAGCGGTCCTGCATGAGGTCGACATCGCCGGAGAAGAAGCGCGAACGGCGCTTGCGGCAATCGGAGCGGAGGTTGTGTACCATCTGGCGGCGCAGGCCGACGTCCAGCAGTCGATCCGCAATCCCCGTCTCGATGCCGACGTGAACGTAAGAGGCACGATCAATGTGCTGGACGGATGCCGGGACGGCCAAACGCGGAAAATCGTCTTCGCCTCGACCTCCGGCGTCTACGGCAATCCGCCGAAGCTGCCGCTGCGCGAGCAAGACCCGGCCGAACCCGTGTCGTTCTACGCACTCTCCAAGCTGACGGCCGAATCGTATGTTCGCCTGTACGGAACCTTGTTCGGGCTGGAGCACACCGTCCTGCGCTACGGCAACGTCTACGGGCCGCTGCAGACGGCCAAGGGCGAGGGGGGCGTCGTGGCGCTGTTTATGTCCCGGCTGCGGCAAGGGCAGCCTCTGCATGTGCATGGAGACGGGGAACAGACGCGGGATTTCGTCTTCGTTCGGGACGTCGTGGAAGCGAATCTGGCGGCGGCGGAGAAAGGGGCCGGGGAGACGATTCATGTAAGCACGGCGCGCCGGGTGTCGGTTAACGAGCTGGTTGCCGAGCTGCGCAAGCTTCATGCGGGGGAAGTGGCCGTATCGCACGGTCCGGCCCGGCCGGGGGACATCGTCCACAGTTGTCTGGACAACGCGGCTGCGGCCCGGCTGCTCGGCTGGAAGCCGCGCACGGCGCTCCGGGACGGGCTTGAGGCCACCTACCGGTATTGGATGAACGTATGA